Proteins from a genomic interval of Lycium ferocissimum isolate CSIRO_LF1 chromosome 2, AGI_CSIRO_Lferr_CH_V1, whole genome shotgun sequence:
- the LOC132047734 gene encoding uncharacterized protein LOC132047734, whose translation MTRMYRVYDIKLLIAVGMDANESIFPLAFAVTANESNGTWGMFLTHLRRYIITDRMSICVLSDQHQAILHSMTNLPGWQPLFAYYRFCLRHTKANFQTKVENSTLNKLMWVAAMEHQQKKFLIRMEMIKTVNPIAYNWLKDIEAEKWTLHTNGGWRWGMLLTNNSESFNGLLKSAQGLPVIAMVRMTFKPVVERFATKTRHARTILTDGAKLMPKPAQMFEHYRKKCELHQMVEYNYVERVYEVRIGYYQGQGGNLHTFYERMRTCSYGRWQSYHVSCSHAIKCFEAMRKRVSTYVASEYNVENYLKAYARGFYPLGDQSYWPNEPFSMIANKE comes from the coding sequence ATGACACGCATGTATAGGGTATATGACATCAAGCTACTGATTGCAGTAGGGATGGATGCCAATGAGTCgatattccctcttgcttttGCTGTTACTGCTAACGAAAGCAATGGCACATGGGGGATGTTTTTGACACATTTGAGGCGATATATTATTACGGATCGTATGAGCATATGCGTTCTATCTGATCAACATCAAGCGATATTACATAGTATGACTAATTTACCAGGGTGGCAGCCTCTCTTTGCTTACTATCGCTTTTGTTTAAGGCACACAAAAGCAAATTTCCAAACAAAAGTTGAAAACAGCacactaaacaaattgatgtgggtgGCTGCAATGGAGCATCAACAAAAAAAGTTTCTTATACGGATGGAGATGATCAAGACAGTGAATCCAATAGCATATAATTGGTTGAAGGATATAGAGGCTGAGAAATGGACATTACATACGAATGGAGGTTGGAGATGGGGGATGCTACTAACAAACAACTCGGAGTCATTCAATGGTTTGCTAAAATCTGCTCAAGGACTGCCCGTTAttgcaatggtgagaatgacttttaaGCCAGTTGTGGAGCGGTTTGCCACTAAAACAAGACATGCCAGAACCATATTAACAGATGGTGCGAAATTGATGCCAAAACCTGCACAAATGTTCGAGCATTATAGGAAAAAATGTGAGCTACACCAGATGGTAGAGTATAACTATGTTGAACGTGTGTATGAAGTCCGGATAGGTTATTACCAAGGCCAGGGAGGAAACCTTCATACCTTTTATGAGAGAATGAGAACGTGTAGTTATGGTAGGTGGCAATCATACCACGTGTCGTGTTCTCATGCCATCAAATGTTTCGAGGCAATGAGAAAAAGGGTATCCACTTATGTGGCATCCGAATACAATGTTGAAAATTATCTTAAAGCATATGCCAGAGGTttctacccacttggtgatCAATCATATTGGCcaaatgagccattttcaatGATCGCTAACAAGGAGTAA